In a genomic window of Vidua chalybeata isolate OUT-0048 chromosome 30, bVidCha1 merged haplotype, whole genome shotgun sequence:
- the NABP2 gene encoding LOW QUALITY PROTEIN: SOSS complex subunit B1 (The sequence of the model RefSeq protein was modified relative to this genomic sequence to represent the inferred CDS: inserted 1 base in 1 codon; deleted 1 base in 1 codon), with translation MSAETLVKDVKPGLKNLNLIFIVLETGRVTKTKDGHEVRTCKVADKTGSINISVWDDVGNLIQPXDIIRLTKGYASVFKGCLTLYTGRGGDLQKIGEFCMVYSEVPNFSEPNPEYVAQQAQGKGAPPETSTPAAPQPPPGPPAAPPAPESQNGNGLSSGGPPAHPPAAPPHPPSGRITRSQPGPVSNGKETRRSGKR, from the exons ATGAGCGCCGAGACTCTGGTCAAGGACGTCAAACCCGGCCTCAAGAACCTCAACCTCATCTTCATCGTGCTGGAGACCG GCCGGGTGACCAAGACCAAGGACGGCCACGAGGTGCGGACGTGCAAAGTGGCCGACAAGACCGGCAGCATCAACATCTCCGTGTGGGACGATGTGGGCAACCTCATCCAGC GGGACATCATCCGCCTCACCAAGGG ctACGCCTCCGTCTTCAAGGGCTGCCTGACGCTCTACACCGGCCGCGGCGGCGACCTGCAGAAGATCGGCGA GTTCTGCATGGTTTACTCGGAGGTGCCCAACTTCAGCGAGCCCAACCCCGAGTACGTGGCGCAGCAGGCGCAGGGCAAAGGG GCCCCGCCCGAGACCTCGACCCCGGCAGCTCCGCagccccccccgggcccccccgccgctcccccag CCCCCGAGAGCCAGAACGGGAACGGGCTGAGCTCCGGGGGCCCCCCCGCGCAccccccggccgcg cccccGCACCCCCCGAGCGGCCGCATCACCCGCAGCCAGCCCGGCCCCGTCAGCAACGGCAAAGAGACGCGGCGGAGCGGCAAGAGATAa
- the RNF41 gene encoding E3 ubiquitin-protein ligase NRDP1 encodes MGYDVARFQGDVDEDLICPICSGVLEEPVQAPHCEHAFCNACITQWFSQQQTCPVDRSVVTVAHLRPVPRIMRNMLSKLQITCDNAVFGCTAVVRLDNLMAHLNDCEHNPKRPVTCEQGCGLEMPKDELPNHNCIKHLRSVVQQQQTRIAELEKTSAEHKHQLAEQKRDIQLLKAYMRAIRSVNPNLQNLEETIEYNEILEWVNSLQPARVTRWGGMISTPDAVLQAVIKRSLVESGCPASITNELIENAHERNWPQGLATLETRQMNRRYYENYVAKRIPGKQAVVVMACENQHMGEDMVLEPGLVMIFAHGVEEI; translated from the exons ATGGGGTATGATGTGGCTCGGTTCCAGGGGGACGTTGACGAGGACCTGATCTGCCCCATCTGCAGCGGGGTCCTGGAGGAGCCGGTGCAG GCCCCGCACTGCGAGCACGCCTTCTGCAATGCCTGCATCACGCAGTGGTTCTCGCAGCAGCAGACGTGCCCGGTGGACCGCAGCGTGGTGACGGTGGCCCACCTGCGCCCGGTGCCGCGGATCATGCGGAACATGCTCTCCAAGCTGCAGATCACCTGCGACAACGCCGTCTTCGGCTGCACGGCCGTCGTGCGCCTCGACAACCTCATGGCCCACCTCAACGACTGCGAGCACAACCCCAAGCGCCCGGTCACCTGCGAGCAGGGATGCGG GTTGGAGATGCCCAAGGACGAGCTGCCCAACCACAACTGCATCAAGCACCTGCGCTCggtggtgcagcagcagcagacgAGGATCGCCGAGCTGGAGAAAACCTCGGCCGAGCACAAGCACCAGCTGGCCGAGCAG AAGAGGGACATCCAGCTGCTCAAGGCCTACATGAGGGCGATCCGCAGCGTCAACCCCAACCTGCAGAACCTGGAGGAGACCATCGAGTACAACGAGATCCTGGA gtgGGTGAACTCGCTGCAGCCGGCGCGGGTGACGCGCTGGGGCGGCATGATCTCCACGCCGGACGCGGTGCTGCAGGCGGTGATCAAGCGCTCGCTGGTGGAGAGCGGCTGCCCGGCGTCCATCACCAACGAGCTGATCGAGAACGCCCACGAGCGCAACTGGCCGCAGGGGCTGGCCACGCTGGAGACGCGCCAGATGAACCGGCGCTACTACGAGAACTACGTGGCCAAACGCATCCCCGGCAAGCAGGCCGTGGTGGTGATGGCCTGCGAGAACCAGCACATGGGCGAGGACATGGTGCTGGAGCCGGGGCTCGTCATGATTTTCGCTCACGGCGTGGAGGAGatctga